The Daucus carota subsp. sativus chromosome 2, DH1 v3.0, whole genome shotgun sequence genome includes a window with the following:
- the LOC108207339 gene encoding uncharacterized protein LOC108207339: protein MPEEEQDYSRSAESHRIVIPNEVATPRSSSRKQSLQRRCWLCCAFTSTLIFITGIVLLILFLTVFKVKKPKVSFTSLSIAGLQGVNPLNLGDSANLTVVVDVSVKNPNVASYKFKNGTTEMYYKKVQVADAHIPAGNAKARRTMHMNVTADFMLSNIASVDGLVSDLMNGSLPLQTSTSLKGKVNIINIVKKKVAVKVNCSLTFLIANQTLQDLKCKSDVDL from the coding sequence ATGCCAGAGGAAGAGCAAGATTATTCACGATCCGCAGAATCTCACCGAATTGTGATCCCCAACGAAGTTGCCACGCCACGATCATCCTCCAGGAAACAGAGTCTTCAAAGGAGATGCTGGCTCTGCTGTGCTTTTACCTCCACGCTCATATTCATCACAGGAATTGTATTGTTGATACTCTTTTTAACGGTGTTCAAGGTTAAGAAACCGAAAGTAAGTTTCACAAGTCTGTCAATCGCAGGACTTCAAGGTGTCAACCCTCTTAATCTTGGAGATTCTGCAAATTTGACAGTTGTAGTTGATGTTTCAGTAAAGAATCCAAATGTAGCATCCTACAAGTTCAAGAACGGAACGACGGAGATGTATTATAAGAAAGTACAAGTGGCTGATGCTCACATTCCTGCGGGTAATGCCAAGGCTAGGAGAACAATGCACATGAATGTGACAGCGGATTTTATGCTGTCAAATATTGCGAGTGTTGATGGATTGGTTAGCGACTTGATGAATGGATCACTGCCGTTGCAGACGAGCACCAGCCTCAAAGGGAAGGTGAATATCATAAATATAGTTAAGAAGAAAGTAGCGGTGAAAGTAAATTGCAGTTTGACATTTCTGATAGCGAATCAGACACTTCAAGATCTGAAGTGCAAATCTGATGTTGACTTGTAG
- the LOC108208291 gene encoding glycosyl hydrolase 5 family protein has protein sequence MQSCIAILYLVALSFVCFSTLTLSLPLSTKSRWIVDDLTGKRVKLAGLNWAGHVGPMLPEGLDKRPLSEIAKHIALTGFNNVRLTYATYMYTRYANRTVLDSFRDLGLEAAIRGIRRNNPQILELTLTEAHKAVVDELAINGVTVLLDCQVSEPIWCCGNDDGNGFWGDKNLQPQEWLRALRIVAAFYKYTPTVVAMSLRNELRGPRQNSEDWYNYVQKGAKAIHKTNPHVLVVVSGLSYDLDLSFLKKRPLRLNLDNKIVYEAHRYAFSNRERDRWLHQPLNHVCDSITRDMNRRSTFLVEGSEPAPLFVTEFGINMEGTNPADNNFFSCFLVYLAEHDLDWNLWGVQGSYYIRLGREDDDEQYAVFDHNMTRVRNPQFQRRLASIQGKIQDPHSEVPTHDVLYHPKSGACIGVNEKFELQPSGCHSFGRYWRYDKDKHVIRLLGTEFCLSSTGEGRPVVLTKDCANMKSMWKSVSNYQLANYRDNMCLHYDSDYSEKILTRKCICPDDDDPGCVENPSSQWFKLITSNAK, from the exons ATGCAATCTTGTATTGCAATACTTTACTTAGTTGCACTCTCTTTTGTTTGCTTCTCGACTCTCACCCTCTCCCTTCCCCTCTCCACAAAATCAAGATGGATTGTGGATGATCTCACCGGAAAGAGGGTGAAGCTGGCCGGCCTCAACTGGGCCGGCCATGTGGGCCCCATGTTGCCGGAAGGCCTTGACAAAAGACCATTAAGTGAAATAGCAAAACACATAGCCTTAACAGGATTTAACAATGTACGCCTCACTTATGCTACGTACATGTACACTCGATACGCCAATCGCACAGTACTTGATTCTTTTCGAGATCTAGGCCTTGAAGCTGCCATTAGAGGAATTCGGAGAAACAATCCACAAATTTTGGAGCTAACACTGACTGAAGCTCACAAGGCTGTGGTTGATGAACTCGCGATCAACGGGGTCACTGTTCTGCTGGATTGTCAAGTTAGTGAACCTATCTGGTGCTGCGGAAATGATGATGGAAATGGCTTTTGGGGTGACAAGAATCTTCAGCCTCAAGAATGGCTTCGTGCTCTGAGGATTGTTGCTGCATTCTACAAGTACACTCCAACG GTAGTTGCTATGAGCTTAAGAAATGAGCTGCGAGGACCACGCCAAAACTCTGAAGATTGGTACAACTACGTGCAGAAGGGTGCCAAAGCAATTCACAAAACAAACCCTCATGTGCTGGTGGTTGTTTCGGGTTTAAGCTATGATCTAGACTTGAGCTTCTTAAAAAAGAGGCCTCTAAGACTAAACCTTGACAACAAGATTGTTTACGAGGCACATAGATATGCATTTAGCAACAGAGAGCGCGATAGATGGCTGCACCAGCCATTGAACCATGTTTGTGACAGTATTACACGAGACATGAACAGAAGATCTACGTTTCTGGTTGAGGGTTCAGAGCCGGCTCCATTATTTGTCACTGAGTTTGGTATAAACATGGAGGGTACTAATCCAGCAGACAACAACTTCTTTAGTTGTTTTCTGGTGTATTTGGCAGAGCATGATCTGGATTGGAACTTGTGGGGGGTGCAAGGAAGCTATTATATTAGACTGGGAAGAGAAGATGATGACGAGCAATACGCGGTCTTTGATCACAATATGACAAGGGTTAGGAATCCTCAATTTCAGAGGAGGTTGGCCTCTATACAAGGCAAGATCCAAG ATCCCCACTCAGAAGTCCCAACGCACGATGTATTGTATCATCCAAAGAGCGGTGCATGCATTGGGGTGAACGAGAAATTTGAACTTCAGCCAAGTGGCTGCCACAGCTTTGGAAGATACTGGCGATACGATAAGGACAAACATGTGATCCGGTTACTGGGAACTGAATTTTGTCTCTCATCCACAGGAGAGGGGAGACCAGTGGTCCTTACAAAGGACTGTGCTAATATGAAAAGTATGTGGAAGTCAGTCTCCAACTATCAGTTGGCTAATTACAGAGACAATATGTGCCTTCACTATGATTCGGACTATTCAGAGAAGATATTGACCAGGAAGTGCATTTGTCCTGATGACGATGATCCTGGCTGTGTAGAGAATCCCTCAAGTCAGTGGTTTAAGCTTATCACATCAAACGCAAAGTAG